Proteins encoded together in one Drosophila albomicans strain 15112-1751.03 chromosome 2R, ASM965048v2, whole genome shotgun sequence window:
- the LOC117574531 gene encoding serine protease easter — MLHIHTIKINMIKLIAICVVLAVGVNLTNAQFYFPNEANQVPNYGRCITPNRERALCIHLEDCKYLYGLLTTSPLRDADKLYLSRSQCGYVNGKVLICCPDRYRDTTPITTVKPPVNNTNTSLLPLPGQCGNLLSNRIYGGVKTKIDEYPWMALVEYTKGSGSKGHHCGGSLINTRYVVTASHCVNGKSLPADWRLTGVRLGEWDTATDPDCEVDVRGMKDCAPPHLDIAVERTIPHPSYDPSSKNQVNDIALLRMARQIEYTDFVRPICLPLDANLRDATFDGIAMDVAGWGKTEELSASNLKLKATVDGFTLDECQNVYSRQNIKLENTQMCAGGMEGVDSCRGDSGGPLIGQNTNKVNTYFFLAGVVSFGPTPCGLNGWPGVYSRVGSYVDWIQATLEP, encoded by the exons AtgttacacatacatacaattaaaataaatatgattaagttaattgcaatttgtgtcGTGCTTGCAGTTGGtgttaatttaacaaatgCGC AGTTTTATTTCCCCAATGAGGCTAATCAGGTGCCAAACTACGGTCGCTGCATAACTCCAAATCGGGAACGTGCACTTTGCATTCATCTTGAGGATTGTAAATATCTCTATGGGCTGCTGACAACATCTCCCTTAAGGGATGCGGATAAATTGTACTTGAGTCGCAGTCAATGTGGCTATGTTAATGGCAAAGTGTTG ATCTGCTGCCCGGATCGCTATAGGGACACTACTCCTATAACCACAGTCAAACCTCCAGtgaataatacaaatacaagtctgttgccattgccgggTCAATGTGGCAATCTGCTGTCGAATCGCATTTACGGCGGAGTCAAGACCAAAATCGATGAATACCCCTGGATGGCATTAGTCGAATATACAAAAG gCAGTGGCTCTAAAGGTCATCATTGCGGTGGTTCACTAATCAACACACGCTACGTGGTCACCGCCTCCCATTGTGTCAATGGAAAATCCCTGCCAGCCGATTGGCGTCTCACAGGCGTCCGTCTGGGCGAATGGGACACGGCCACCGATCCCGACTGTGAGGTCGATGTGCGCGGCATGAAAGATTGTGCACCTCCGCATTTGGATATCGCCGTTGAACGCACTATACCGCATCCATCGTATGATCCCAGCTCAAAGAATCAGGTCAACGATATTGCGCTGTTGCGAATGGCCCGGCAAATTGAATACACGGACTTCGTGCGTCCCATTTGCTTGCCATTGGATGCGAATCTTCGTGATGCCACGTTCGATGGCATTGCCATGGATGTGGCTGGCTGGGGCAAGACGGAGGAGCTGTCTGCCAGCAATTTGAAGCTCAAAGCCACTGTCGACGGCTTCACATTGGATGAATGCCAAAATGTTTACAGTCGCCAGAATATTAAGCTGGAGAACACGCAGATGTGTGCCGGAGGCATGGAAGGTGTGGATTCGTGTCGTGGTGACTCCGGTGGTCCACTGATCGGCCAGAACACGAACAAAGTAAAcacatatttctttttggccGGTGTTGTCTCCTTTGGGCCCACACCGTGTGGCTTAAATGGCTGGCCAGGTGTCTATAGTCGTGTTGGATCATATGTGGATTGGATACAAGCCACTTTGGAGCcataa
- the LOC117573797 gene encoding phenoloxidase-activating factor 3 gives MQWLQAKLLYITAVFIACFQSVCVTGICHCIRIKDCLPFSRMLLQHKIEDRAAIFAMVHAAACGFEGLDPLVCCPHHETLLHGNRIIRVAPPPDRWVWDVATRSRSNSVFDGHAAHQMEKQLHDYHDFAAQRNCPQPIEEEMDEHHFHYHYRIDHDEQQPRRRPPPKDRPIVFPGDLRFDDSIESKAQGELMAAASQEQVVSQPGPASETSTPPPSSATTPTAEFAARLNTADCGSSLRTRILGGEETQPGQYPWLARIAYRNRTNGRISYRCSGSLIASDYVITAAHCVVNLVSDLEIFQVRIGDEKPGAQDCAASAANNCSAPNLFAIARVIVHPNYDQPKYANDIALLNLRTKLVSFTPICLPLNSTAALANRLIGQMGVAAGWSTTSEINGNNNNSSANFTSSASARFIRLPIVNTTSCAIAYANLSENFQQPIVITPNHLCAQGQPMNDVCRGDSGGPFMDDGTSGILNSNGRYTLLGIVAFGPTLCGVSTIPGVYTAVSSFLNWIFDSITAMPVAST, from the exons ATGCAGTGGCTGCAGGCAAAACTCCTGTACATAACAGCTGTGTTCATAGCATGTTTTCAAT CTGTTTGCGTCACCGGCATTTGTCACTGCATCCGTATCAAGGACTGTCTACCCTTCTCTCGCATGCTCCTGCAGCACAAGATCGAGGATCGTGCCGCCATCTTTGCGATGGTTCACGCAGCTGCCTGTGGCTTTGAAGGACTCGATCCACTCGTCTGTTGTCCCCATCATGAGACACTGTTGCATGGCAATCGCATAATACGTGTGGCGCCGCCCCCAGATCGCTGGGTTTGGGATGTGGCCACAAGATCGCGGTCCAACAGCGTCTTCGATGGACATGCGGCTCATCAGATGGAAAAACAGCTGCATGATTATCACGACTTCGCCGCACAACGTAATTGCCCCCAACCTATTGAGGAGGAAATGGATGAACACCACTTTCATTACCATTATCGCATCGATCACGACGAGCAGCAACCACGACGACGTCCACCGCCGAAGGATCGTCCCATTGTGTTTCCCGGTGATTTGCGTTTCGACGACTCCATCGAGAGCAAGGCGCAAGGAGAACTTATGGCCGCTGCCAGCCAGGAGCAAGTTGTAAGCCAGCCAGGACCCGCTTCAGAAACAAGCACACCGCCCCCTTCGTCGGCTACAACGCCCACGGCAGAGTTTGCGGCACGTCTGAATACCGCAGACTGTGGCTCGAGTTTGAGAACTCGCATTCTGGGAGGAGAGGAAACGCAACCAGGACAATATCCTTGGCTGGCAAGGATCGCATACCGCAATCGCA CAAATGGTCGCATCAGCTACCGCTGCTCGGGCTCCCTCATTGCCAGTGACTACGTGATTACAGCTGCACATTGCGTTGTTAACTTGGTCAGCGATTTAGAGAT TTTTCAGGTGCGCATAGGCGACGAGAAACCAGGTGCACAGGACTGCGCAGCCAGTGCTGCCAATAATTGCAGTGCACCCAATCTATTTGCGATTGCCCGAGTTATAGTGCACCCCAACTACGATCAGCCGAAGTATGCAAACGACATCGCACTGCTGAATTTGAGAACTAAGCTAG TGAGTTTCACGCCAATCTGCTTACCTTTAAACAGCACTGCTGCGCTTGCGAATCGATTAATTGGCCAAATGGGCGTCGCTGCCGGTTGGAGCACAACTTCGGAAA tcaacggcaacaacaacaacagttcgGCAAACTTTACAAGCTCAGCTTCAGCGCGTTTCATTCGATTACCGATAGTCAACACAACGAGTTGTGCGATAGCTTATGCCAATCTGAGCGAGAACTTTCAGCAACCGATTGTCATCACGCCGAATCATCTCTGCGCCCAAGGACAACCGATGAACGATGTGTGCCGCGGCGACAGCGGCGGACCGTTTATGGACGACGGCACCTCGGGGATTCTGAATTCCAATGGCCGTTATACGTTGCTAGGAATTGTTGCGTTTGGGCCAACACTTTGTGGGGTTTCCACTATTCCGGGTGTCTACACGGCCGTTAGCTCCTTTCTCAACTGGATCTTCGATAGCATTACAGCAATGCCAGTGGCTAGCACATGA
- the LOC117574532 gene encoding charged multivesicular body protein 3, with product MGLFGKTPSKDPKEQVQEWTHKIRKEGNQLDRQIRSIQREEEKVKRSLKQAAQKNDRDTCIILAKEIVNARKAINRIYTSKAHLNSVQMQMKNQLSTLRVAGSLQKSTEVMQAMQSLVRYPELAGIMRDMSKEMMKAGIIEEMLDETMDSLEDTEELEEQAAKEVDKVLWEITDGKLGEAPLPPEATPADKTPAAAAAARVPVEVADDEDEEGEELQEMQSRLASLRS from the exons ATGGGCTTATTCGGCAAAACCCCCAGCAAGGATCCCAAAGAGCAG GTGCAAGAATGGACGCACAAAATACGGAAAGAGGGCAATCAGCTCGACAGGCAAATACGCAGCATACAACGAGAGGAGGAGAAGGTGAAACGCTCTCTTAAGCAAGCCGCTCAGAAGAATGATAGGGACACCTGCATCATTCTGGCTAAAGAGATTGTTAACGCACGCAAAGCAATCAATCGTATTTACACCTCCAAAGCGCACCTCAACTCTGTACAGATGCAGATGAAAAACCAATTGT cCACGTTGCGAGTTGCGGGATCGCTACAGAAATCGACTGAAGTCATGCAGGCCATGCAGAGTCTGGTACGTTATCCCGAGTTGGCCGGCATTATGCGTGACATGTCCAAGGAAATGATGAAGGCGGGCATCATTGAGGAAATGCTGGACGAGACCATGGACTCGCTAGAGGACACCGAGGAGTTGGAGGAGCAGGCAGCCAAGGAGGTGGACAAAGTGCTCTGGGAGATAACAGATGGCAAGTTGGGCGAGGCGCCATTGCCACCAGAAGCAACGCCCGCTGATAAGACGCCGGCGGCAGCTGCCGCAGCACGTGTTCCCGTCGAGGTTGCCGACGATGAAGACGAGGAGGGCGAAGAGCTGCAGGAGATGCAGAGTCGTCTCGCTTCGTTGCGTTCGTAA
- the LOC117573795 gene encoding uncharacterized protein LOC117573795, which translates to MSMSNLSVDGEFRYIIQWFNEWSELQRDDFVYVLVEYLTREGEAGTGNGNGSYVNGVVNSLATSGVQDKPMSLFQCRIKLFREWNPKWPSDFKCKLQEKINEIDPKVGEKIINELKTPHSMHNGDVAVHLNVNGTSGNSVDCELEQSPTTVSDTLPVTIDSDPTSTSAVVVVNAAIDQTLETDNDNHLAAVLRQETPVDDDDDDVNNDDQVHADTNGTYASSSSASVTTIAVNASPTLQQQQSPLIVEPVEQVENNVSASVIVTVASAAAPPTATAAEIVPVA; encoded by the exons atgtcTATGAGTAATTTATCAGTAGACGGGGAGTTCCGCTATATCATACAATGGTTTAACGAATGGAGCGAGCTGCAACGCGACGATTTCGTTTATGTATTGGTGGAATATCTCACAAGAGAAGGTGAAGCTGGCactggaaatggaaatggcagcTATGTGAATGGCGTCGTCAATTCGTTGGCCACGTCTGGAGTGCAGGACAAGCCGATGAGTCTATTTCAATGCCGc ATTAAACTGTTTCGTGAATGGAATCCAAAGTGGCCAAGTGACTTCAAATGCAAACTGCAAGAGAAAATCAACGAGATCGACCCCAAAGTCGGAGAAAAAATCATCAATGAGCTGAAGACGCCGCATTCAATGCACAATGGTGATGTAGCtgtgcatttaaatgtaaatggaACTAGCGGCAACTCAGTAGATTGTGAACTAGAGCAATCGCCAACAACAGTCTCAGATACATTGCCGGTCACAATAGATTCAGATCCAACTTCAACATCAGCAGTTGTGGTAGTAAACGCTGCTATTGACCAGACTTTGGAGACAGATAATGATAATCATTTGGCAGCCGTGTTGCGTCAAGAAACACcagtcgatgatgatgatgatgatgttaaTAATGATGATCAAGTTCATGCTGACACAAATGGCACTTATGCATCTTCGTCGTCTGCTTCAGTGACAACGATTGCGGTGAATGCGTCCCCAActctacagcagcaacagtcgccgTTGATCGTCGAACCTGTAGAACAGGTCGAGAATAACGTTTCAGCCAGTGTCATTGTTACtgttgcctctgctgctgcgccgccgacagcaactgcagctgagATAGTCCCGGTGGCATAG
- the LOC117573796 gene encoding uncharacterized protein LOC117573796: MSKPGCCCKSANETSPNCVYCRNKNQVTYDDNNYYQNDYNNQNQYAYDPYGQYGYGQGSEYSYDKDGGYSTGSQYSDGEQDNSNWDLVKPVLVFGVGCFLTSQMVNVANELG, encoded by the coding sequence ATGAGTAAGcctggttgttgttgcaagaGTGCCAATGAAACGAGCCCAAATTGTGTCTATTGTCGTAACAAAAATCAAGTAACTTATGATGATAATAACTACTACCAAAACGATTATaacaatcaaaatcaatatgCCTACGATCCCTATGGACAATATGGCTATGGCCAAGGTAGCGAATATTCATACGATAAGGATGGTGGTTACTCCACGGGCAGTCAGTATAGCGATGGCGAACAGGACAATTCCAATTGGGATCTGGTAAAGCCTGTGTTGGTCTTTGGTGTCGGTTGTTTTCTGACCTCCCAAATGGTGAATGTGGCCAACGAGCTGGGCTAA
- the LOC117573794 gene encoding serine/threonine-protein phosphatase 5 → MSSAELESQQKCTDNLQEQAANAESSASKRDSAPEAGDQGFAAAEQYKNKGNDLLKTKEFTKAIEMYSKAIELYPTSAIYYANRALAHLRQENFGLALQDGVSAVKTDPSYLKGYYRRAAAHMSLGKFKLALSDFEYVAKCRPNDKDAKLKFTECNKIVKMRAFERAIAVDKPEKTLSEMYRDMENITIEDDYKGPQLEDGKVTLQFMKDLMEHYKAQKRLHRKFAYKILCDIDVYMRSQPSLVDIKVPGEEKFTICGDIHGQFYDLMNIFEINGLPSEKNPYLFNGDFVDRGSFSVECIFTLFGFKLLYPNHFFLSRGNHESINMNQMYGFTGEVTAKYTSAMADIFTQVFNWLPLCHCINQKILVMHGGLFSSDDVTLDNIRRIDRNCQPPEEGLMCELLWSDPQQWMGRGPSKRGVGIQFGPDVTETFCKLNKLDYIIRSHEVKDMGYEMAHNGQCITVFSAPNYCDTMGNMGAFITITGNNLTPNIRSFEAVPHPDVKPMAYANSLMNWLA, encoded by the exons atgTCGTCCGCCGAACTGGAAAGTCAGCAGAAATGCACGGATAATCTGCAGGAACAAGCGGCCAATGCCGAGAGTAGCGCCAGTAAACGTGATTCAGCGCCGGAAGCAGGAGACCAAGGTTTTGCCGCGGCCGAGCAGTACAAAAATAAGGGAAATGATTTGCTCAAAA CCAAGGAATTTACGAAAGCCATCGAAATGTATTCGAAAGCCATAGAACTGTATCCAACCAGTGCAATTTACTATGCAAATCGAGCTTTGGCACATTTGCGGCAGGAAAACTTTGGTCTTGCGCTGCAAGATGGAGTGTCTGCGGTTAAGACGGATCCCAGCTACTTGAAAGGCTATTACCGACGAGCGGCGGCCCATATGTCCTTGggcaaattcaaattggcaTTATCCGATTTTGAATAT GTGGCCAAGTGCAGGCCCAATGATAAAGATGCCAAGTTGAAGTTTACCGAATGCAATAAGATAGTTAAAATGCGCGCCTTTGAGCGCGCTATTGCAGTGGATAAGCCCGAGAAGACGCTATCGGAGATGTATAGAGATATGGAGAACATCA CCATTGAGGATGACTACAAGGGTCCTCAGCTGGAGGATGGCAAGGTTACTTTACAGTTTATGAAAGACCTTATGGAGCACTATAAGGCACAAAAGAGACTGCATCGCAAATTCGCCTATAAG ATACTCTGCGACATTGATGTTTATATGCGTTCACAGCCATCGCTGGTGGACATTAAGGTGCCAGGTGAGGAGAAATTTACCATTTGTGGTGATATTCACGGCCAGTTCTATGATTTGATGAACATCTTTGAGATCAACGGACTGCCATCGGAGAAAAATCCGTATCTATTCAATGGAGATTTTGTCGATAGAGGCTCATTCTCCGTGGAATGCATATTTACGCTTTTTGGCTTCAAGCTGCTGTATCCCAATCATTTCTTCCTGTCACGCG GCAATCACGAAAGTATCAACATGAATCAAATGTACGGTTTTACGGGCGAAGTTACGGCCAAGTACACCAGCGCAATGGCCGATATATTTACGCAAGTATTCAATTGGCTTCCACTGTGCCATTGCATCAACCAGAAGATTCTTGTCATGCACGGTGGTCTCTTCTCATCAGACGATGTTACATTGGATAACATTCGTCGCATCGATCGCAATTGCCAGCCACCAGAAGAGGGATTGATGTGTGAACTGTTATGGTCCGATCCGCAGCAATGGATGGGCCGTGGCCCATCGAAGCGCGGGGTAGGAATACAGTTTGGTCCCGATGTCACTGAAACATTCTGTAAACTTAACAAATTGGATTACATCATTCGCAGCCATGAAGTAAAGGATATGGGCTATGAAATGGCCCACAATGGCCAATGTATAACAGTCTTCTCGGCGCCGAACTATTG tgATACTATGGGCAACATGGGCGCATTTATAACAATTACTGGTAACAATCTAACACCAAATATCAGATCTTTTGAGGCTGTG CCACATCCTGATGTGAAGCCTATGGCATATGCCAATAGTCTGATGAACTGGCTGGCGTAG